The proteins below are encoded in one region of Microbacterium pygmaeum:
- a CDS encoding NUDIX hydrolase: MDTRVAAYAVIVDADDRVLLAHWNEGRRAAWTLPGGGLEAGEDPEHAARREVHEETGYRVVLEGLLGIHSRVIPAGRRLAVDATEPLHALRIVYRARVTGGRLRNETDGSTDRAEWFPRSSLRTLQRVKLVDIALKMADDA, translated from the coding sequence ATGGATACGCGGGTCGCGGCCTACGCCGTCATCGTCGATGCGGACGACCGCGTGCTGCTCGCCCATTGGAACGAGGGACGCCGCGCTGCCTGGACGCTCCCCGGCGGAGGGCTGGAGGCGGGTGAGGACCCCGAACACGCGGCTCGACGCGAGGTGCACGAGGAAACCGGGTATCGGGTCGTCCTCGAGGGTCTGCTCGGCATCCACTCGAGGGTGATCCCAGCCGGCCGGCGCCTCGCGGTCGATGCGACAGAGCCCCTGCACGCGCTGCGGATCGTCTACCGCGCGCGGGTGACCGGAGGACGACTGCGCAACGAGACGGACGGATCGACCGACCGAGCCGAGTGGTTCCCGCGCTCGAGCCTGCGCACACTGCAGCGCGTGAAGCTCGTCGACATCGCCCTGAAGATGGCCGACGACGCCTGA
- the gyrA gene encoding DNA gyrase subunit A, with the protein MTDDTPTGPATGPVVPEHNHGRIDQIDLQAEMQRSYLDYAMSVIIGRALPRVEDGLKPVHRRVIYAMYDGGFRPDKSFSKCARVVGEVMGHYHPHGDAPIYDALVRLVQPWSLRYPLAQGQGNFGSPGNQGAAAPRYTETKMAQLALEMVRDIEEDTVDFQDNYDGQTQEPVVLPARFPNLLVNGSVGIAVGMATNIPPHNLREVSAGALWALDNPDATREELLEALMERIPGPDFPTHAQILGTRGIKDAYRTGRGSITMRAVVNVEEIQGRTCLVITELPYQVNPDNVAVKISDLAREGKITGIADIRDESSGRTGQRLVIVLKRDAVAKVVLNNLYKHTQLQENFGANMLAIVDGVPRTLPLDGFITHWIDHQIEVIIRRTRFRLAKAEKRMHILRGYLKALDALDEVIALIRRSPTADEAREGLKALLDIDDDQAIAILDLQLRRLAALERQKILEEADELEARIADFKEILADPTRQRTIIRDELTSIVERFGDDRRTQILAGFDGDMSVEDLIPEEEMVITVTRDGYIKRTRSDNYRQQHRGGKGVKGAQLRADDVVEHFFVTTTHHWLLFFTTKGRVYRSKAYEVPEAGRDAKGQHVANLLALQPDEEIAQILDIRDYSVATHLVLATRGGLVKKTHLTEYDTNRQGGVIAIKLRGADTDQGDEVVSALLVNEGDDILLVSRRGMSLRFTASDDSLRPMGRSTEGVKGMSFREGDSLLSASVAHDEGYVFIVTENGYAKRTEISQYRGQSRGGLGIKVARLNDDRGVLAGGLIVAEDDEVLVVLASGKVVRSAVAEVPAKGRDTMGVVFARTDDDDRIIAIARNSERGLAEIIEAVDIESADVESVTDTPEASPESPEEGTDA; encoded by the coding sequence ATGACTGACGACACTCCGACAGGCCCGGCAACCGGCCCGGTCGTGCCCGAGCACAACCACGGCCGCATCGACCAGATCGACCTGCAGGCCGAGATGCAGCGCAGCTACCTCGACTACGCGATGAGCGTGATCATCGGCCGCGCGCTGCCGCGCGTCGAAGACGGGCTCAAGCCGGTGCATCGCCGTGTGATCTACGCGATGTACGACGGCGGATTCCGACCGGACAAGTCGTTCTCCAAGTGCGCACGCGTCGTGGGCGAGGTCATGGGGCACTATCACCCGCACGGTGATGCGCCGATCTACGACGCCCTGGTCCGTCTGGTCCAGCCGTGGTCGCTGCGGTATCCGCTCGCGCAAGGTCAGGGCAACTTCGGCTCCCCGGGCAACCAGGGGGCCGCTGCCCCCCGGTACACCGAGACCAAGATGGCCCAGCTCGCGCTCGAGATGGTGCGCGACATCGAGGAAGACACCGTCGACTTCCAGGACAACTACGACGGTCAGACCCAGGAGCCGGTCGTCCTCCCCGCGCGCTTCCCGAACCTGCTGGTGAACGGCTCGGTGGGCATCGCGGTCGGCATGGCCACCAACATCCCGCCGCACAACCTCCGCGAGGTGTCTGCCGGCGCGCTCTGGGCCCTCGACAACCCGGACGCCACGCGCGAGGAGCTGCTCGAGGCGCTGATGGAGCGAATCCCCGGCCCGGACTTCCCCACCCACGCGCAGATCCTCGGCACGCGCGGCATCAAGGATGCCTACCGAACGGGTCGAGGCTCGATCACGATGCGCGCCGTCGTCAACGTGGAGGAGATCCAGGGCCGCACCTGCCTGGTGATCACCGAGCTGCCGTATCAGGTCAACCCGGACAACGTCGCGGTCAAGATCAGCGACCTCGCCCGCGAAGGCAAGATCACCGGCATCGCCGACATCCGCGACGAATCGTCCGGTCGGACCGGCCAGCGCCTCGTCATCGTGCTCAAGCGCGATGCCGTCGCCAAGGTCGTGCTCAACAACCTCTACAAGCACACGCAGCTGCAGGAGAACTTCGGCGCGAACATGCTCGCCATCGTCGACGGCGTGCCCCGCACGCTTCCGCTCGATGGATTCATCACGCACTGGATCGACCACCAGATCGAGGTGATCATCCGGCGTACGCGGTTCCGGCTCGCGAAGGCCGAGAAGCGCATGCACATCCTGCGCGGCTACCTCAAGGCGCTCGACGCGCTCGACGAGGTCATCGCCCTGATCCGCCGGTCCCCGACCGCGGACGAAGCGCGCGAGGGACTCAAGGCGCTGCTGGACATCGACGACGATCAGGCGATCGCGATCCTGGATCTCCAGCTGCGCCGCCTGGCCGCGCTCGAGCGGCAGAAGATCCTGGAGGAGGCCGACGAGCTCGAAGCGCGGATCGCCGACTTCAAGGAGATCCTGGCCGACCCGACGCGTCAGCGCACCATCATCCGCGATGAGCTGACCTCCATCGTGGAGCGGTTCGGAGACGACCGTCGCACCCAGATCCTCGCCGGCTTCGACGGCGACATGTCGGTGGAAGACCTCATCCCCGAAGAGGAGATGGTGATCACCGTCACCCGTGACGGCTACATCAAGCGCACACGCAGCGACAACTACCGGCAGCAGCACCGCGGCGGAAAGGGCGTCAAAGGCGCCCAATTGCGCGCCGACGACGTCGTCGAGCACTTCTTCGTGACCACGACGCACCACTGGCTGCTCTTCTTCACCACGAAGGGGCGTGTCTACCGGTCCAAGGCGTACGAAGTACCGGAGGCGGGACGGGATGCCAAGGGTCAGCACGTCGCCAATCTCCTGGCGCTGCAGCCCGACGAGGAGATCGCGCAGATCCTGGACATCCGCGACTACTCGGTCGCCACCCACCTGGTGCTGGCCACTCGCGGCGGATTGGTGAAGAAGACCCACCTCACCGAGTACGACACGAACCGCCAGGGCGGCGTCATCGCCATCAAGCTCCGCGGCGCGGACACCGATCAGGGCGACGAGGTCGTCAGCGCCCTCCTCGTCAACGAGGGCGATGACATCCTGCTGGTCAGCCGACGGGGCATGTCGCTGCGCTTCACCGCATCGGATGACTCGCTGCGCCCGATGGGCCGCTCCACCGAGGGTGTGAAGGGGATGTCGTTCCGCGAGGGTGACAGTCTGCTGTCGGCCTCGGTCGCCCACGACGAGGGCTACGTGTTCATCGTCACCGAGAACGGCTACGCCAAGCGCACCGAGATCAGTCAGTATCGCGGCCAGAGCCGCGGTGGTCTCGGCATCAAAGTGGCCCGTCTGAACGACGATCGCGGGGTTCTCGCCGGCGGTCTGATCGTCGCCGAGGACGACGAGGTCTTGGTGGTTCTTGCCAGCGGCAAGGTGGTACGCTCTGCCGTGGCCGAGGTCCCGGCCAAGGGTCGTGACACCATGGGTGTCGTGTTCGCCCGCACCGACGACGATGATCGCATCATCGCGATCGCGCGCAATTCGGAACGGGGCCTTGCCGAGATAATCGAGGCCGTCGACATCGAGTCGGCAGACGTCGAGTCCGTGACCGACACTCCCGAGGCCTCCCCCGAGTCCCCCGAAGAAGGTACTGACGCATGA
- a CDS encoding peptidylprolyl isomerase: protein MPQHTSVATLHTNHGDIVVNLFGDHAPRTVQNFIGLSDGSGSWTDPATGKPGDGPLYKDVVFHRIISGFMIQGGDPLGQGTGGPGYNFNDEINGELTFTAPYKLAMANAGLRRNAITGQAEGTNGSQFFITVPGQGGRGPEWLQGKHTIFGEVADDASKAVVDAISAVPTAAGDRPLEPVVLESVDIVTV, encoded by the coding sequence ATGCCTCAGCACACTTCGGTAGCGACACTGCACACCAACCACGGCGACATCGTCGTCAACCTCTTCGGAGATCACGCGCCGCGGACGGTGCAGAACTTCATCGGCCTCTCGGACGGCAGCGGATCGTGGACCGACCCGGCCACCGGCAAGCCGGGCGATGGACCGCTGTACAAGGACGTCGTGTTCCACCGCATCATCTCGGGCTTCATGATCCAGGGCGGCGACCCGCTCGGTCAGGGCACCGGCGGTCCGGGCTACAACTTCAACGACGAGATCAACGGCGAACTCACCTTCACCGCCCCCTACAAGCTGGCCATGGCGAATGCCGGCCTGCGCCGCAACGCGATCACGGGGCAGGCCGAGGGCACCAACGGCTCGCAGTTCTTCATCACCGTCCCCGGTCAGGGCGGCCGCGGCCCGGAGTGGCTGCAGGGCAAGCACACGATCTTCGGCGAGGTCGCCGATGACGCCTCGAAGGCCGTCGTCGATGCGATCAGCGCCGTGCCGACCGCCGCCGGCGACCGGCCGCTGGAGCCTGTGGTCCTGGAGTCCGTCGACATCGTCACGGTCTGA
- the gyrB gene encoding DNA topoisomerase (ATP-hydrolyzing) subunit B, which produces MTSENPENLPEQTDQPEQERTHAAYGADEIQVLEGLEAVRKRPGMYIGSTGPRGLHHLVQEIVDNSVDEALAGYCDTILVTILPDGGVRCVDNGRGIPVDIHKAEGKSTVEVVLTVLHAGGKFGGGGYAVSGGLHGVGSSVVNALSTRLEVEVHRQGYVWRQSYRDGGVPQAPLERAEESSKTGTTITFWPDASIFETVDFDYDTLRNRFQQMAFLNKGLRIDLVDERPGAAYEEEVQPGEVVLQQPNDSFLYERGLVDYVEYLNRVRKADHVNEEIIDFESEDTDRKIALEVAMQWTTSYTENVFTYANTINTHEGGTHEEGFRAALTTLVNKYARANNLLKEKDENLSGDDVREGLTAVISVKLSEPQFEGQTKTKLGNTEAKAFVQKVVGDRLGDWLDRNPAQAKNIIRKAIDAATARLAARKARETARRKSVFESAAMPDKLKDCTSKDPSISEIFLVEGDSAGGSAVQGRDPHTQAILALRGKILNVERARLDRALGNKEVQAMIQAFGTGIGEEFDIDKARYHKIVLMADADVDGQHITTLLLTLLFRYMRGLIEAGFVYLAQPPLFRLKWSNAPHEYVYSDRERDALLVEGVAQGKRIPKDNGIQRYKGLGEMNDKELWETTMDPETRTLRQVTIDDAAAADEIFTILMGEDVESRRGFIQRNAKDVRFLDI; this is translated from the coding sequence ATGACGTCAGAGAACCCCGAAAACCTGCCCGAGCAGACCGATCAGCCAGAACAAGAACGGACTCACGCGGCATACGGGGCCGACGAGATCCAGGTCCTCGAGGGCCTGGAAGCGGTTCGCAAGCGTCCCGGCATGTACATCGGGTCCACCGGTCCCCGCGGCCTGCACCACCTCGTGCAGGAGATCGTCGACAACTCCGTCGACGAGGCCCTCGCCGGGTACTGCGACACGATCCTCGTCACGATCCTTCCCGATGGCGGGGTCCGCTGCGTGGACAACGGTCGCGGCATCCCCGTGGACATCCACAAGGCGGAAGGCAAGTCGACCGTCGAGGTCGTGCTGACCGTGCTGCACGCGGGTGGCAAGTTCGGTGGCGGCGGCTACGCGGTCTCAGGTGGTCTGCACGGCGTCGGCTCCTCGGTGGTGAACGCACTCTCGACACGGCTCGAGGTCGAGGTGCACCGCCAGGGATACGTCTGGCGGCAGTCCTATCGTGACGGCGGGGTTCCGCAGGCCCCGCTGGAGCGTGCCGAGGAGAGCTCGAAGACGGGCACGACCATCACCTTCTGGCCCGACGCATCCATCTTCGAGACCGTCGACTTCGACTACGACACCCTGCGCAACCGCTTCCAGCAGATGGCGTTCCTGAACAAGGGCCTTCGGATCGACCTCGTCGACGAACGGCCTGGAGCGGCCTACGAAGAAGAGGTGCAGCCGGGCGAGGTCGTCCTGCAGCAGCCGAACGACAGCTTCCTCTACGAACGAGGACTCGTCGACTACGTCGAATACCTGAACCGGGTCCGCAAGGCCGACCACGTCAACGAGGAGATCATCGACTTCGAATCCGAGGACACCGATCGCAAGATCGCCCTGGAAGTGGCGATGCAGTGGACGACGAGCTACACCGAGAACGTCTTCACCTACGCCAACACGATCAACACCCACGAGGGCGGAACGCACGAGGAGGGATTCCGTGCGGCGCTGACCACGCTGGTCAACAAGTACGCCCGCGCCAACAACCTGCTCAAGGAGAAGGACGAGAACCTCTCCGGCGACGACGTGCGCGAAGGTCTCACCGCGGTCATCTCCGTCAAGCTCTCCGAGCCGCAGTTCGAGGGTCAGACCAAGACCAAGCTCGGCAACACAGAGGCGAAGGCCTTCGTGCAGAAGGTGGTCGGCGACCGCCTGGGCGACTGGCTGGATCGGAACCCCGCGCAGGCCAAGAACATCATCCGAAAGGCGATCGATGCGGCGACCGCGCGATTGGCCGCCCGCAAAGCGCGTGAGACCGCGCGACGTAAGAGCGTGTTCGAGAGCGCGGCCATGCCCGACAAGCTCAAGGACTGCACGAGCAAAGACCCCTCGATCAGCGAGATCTTCCTCGTCGAGGGTGACTCGGCCGGCGGTTCGGCCGTGCAGGGTCGAGACCCGCACACCCAGGCGATCCTGGCGCTGCGCGGAAAGATCCTGAACGTCGAGCGCGCGCGTCTGGATCGGGCCCTCGGCAACAAGGAAGTGCAGGCGATGATCCAGGCCTTCGGCACCGGGATCGGCGAAGAGTTCGACATCGACAAGGCCAGGTATCACAAGATCGTCCTGATGGCCGACGCCGACGTCGACGGCCAGCACATCACGACGCTCCTGCTCACGCTGCTGTTCCGCTATATGCGAGGACTCATCGAGGCCGGCTTCGTCTACCTCGCCCAGCCGCCGCTGTTCCGGCTCAAGTGGTCCAACGCACCGCACGAGTACGTCTACAGCGACCGGGAGCGCGACGCGCTGCTGGTGGAGGGCGTCGCCCAGGGCAAGCGGATCCCGAAGGACAACGGCATCCAGCGCTACAAGGGTCTGGGCGAGATGAACGACAAGGAACTGTGGGAGACGACGATGGACCCGGAGACGCGGACGCTGCGTCAGGTCACCATCGACGACGCGGCCGCCGCCGATGAGATCTTCACGATCCTGATGGGCGAGGACGTCGAATCGCGTCGCGGCTTCATCCAACGCAACGCCAAGGACGTCCGTTTCCTCGACATCTGA
- a CDS encoding DUF721 domain-containing protein, whose amino-acid sequence MPDPGAPQTPDEILPETVATYLRLRGLEPSARTYRKRRRRYEDDENAPFTPGRDPKGVGDVLADLTREAGWDSQLAREDVVRTWAEVAGADTAQHTQPVAFTEGTLTVQADSTAWAKQLQLMRSQILSEIVRRYPEAGVEGIRFIGPDVPSWKWGPRAIPGRGPRDTYG is encoded by the coding sequence ATGCCTGATCCCGGCGCGCCGCAGACACCAGACGAGATCCTGCCCGAGACGGTCGCGACCTACCTCCGGCTGCGCGGCCTCGAGCCGTCCGCGCGGACCTACCGCAAGCGCCGACGGCGGTATGAGGACGACGAGAACGCACCGTTCACGCCGGGCCGTGATCCGAAAGGCGTCGGGGACGTGCTGGCCGACCTCACGCGCGAGGCGGGCTGGGACTCGCAGCTCGCACGTGAAGACGTGGTGCGGACCTGGGCGGAAGTGGCCGGCGCCGACACCGCCCAGCACACCCAGCCGGTGGCATTCACCGAGGGCACACTGACGGTTCAGGCGGACTCCACGGCGTGGGCGAAACAGCTGCAGCTGATGCGGTCGCAGATCCTCTCCGAGATCGTGCGACGGTACCCGGAAGCCGGTGTCGAAGGCATCCGCTTCATCGGGCCAGACGTCCCCTCCTGGAAATGGGGTCCCAGAGCCATTCCAGGGCGTGGTCCGCGCGATACCTACGGCTGA
- a CDS encoding DUF3566 domain-containing protein: MSTVADKLAKKSSHKTSAKQVRLRLVYVDFWSAVKLSFLAAVAVAIVTVVSFFLVFLVVQTTGLITKVDEFFQSFSDGGVSIEAFVGLPQVMAFAAVVAILNLIVITVLGAVMAGIYNLAVKVTGGLLVGFTSN, encoded by the coding sequence ATGAGTACGGTAGCCGACAAGCTCGCCAAGAAATCCAGCCATAAGACCTCCGCGAAGCAGGTTCGCCTCCGTCTGGTCTACGTCGACTTCTGGTCGGCCGTGAAGCTCTCGTTCCTGGCCGCGGTCGCGGTCGCGATCGTCACGGTCGTGAGCTTCTTCCTGGTGTTCCTGGTTGTGCAGACCACCGGTCTCATCACCAAGGTGGACGAATTCTTCCAGAGCTTCTCCGACGGCGGCGTCTCCATCGAGGCGTTCGTCGGTCTCCCGCAGGTCATGGCCTTCGCCGCGGTCGTGGCGATTCTGAACCTGATCGTGATCACGGTGCTCGGCGCCGTCATGGCCGGCATCTACAACCTGGCCGTCAAGGTCACCGGTGGTCTGCTGGTCGGTTTCACCAGCAACTAG
- a CDS encoding DNA helicase, translating into MSLNRKRKKELRKLQDQANSLWESQQVLVSEAANVAREAGRQLGHFGREQVVPGVKDGYGSYVAPYLDKGVQFSKQVLSDKVVPTAGAVVGSALSVWDAANDTRSRLASGRGFALPDAATYAKKADKYGKQATKQLASRLSVLEPAKKSIGAGGVIAIILGVVAAVGVAYAAWQTLRADDELWVADDPLRAPDE; encoded by the coding sequence GTGAGCCTCAACCGCAAGCGCAAGAAGGAACTCCGCAAGCTTCAGGATCAGGCGAACAGCCTGTGGGAGTCGCAGCAGGTGCTCGTCAGCGAGGCCGCGAACGTCGCCCGCGAGGCGGGTCGTCAGCTCGGCCACTTCGGCCGTGAGCAGGTCGTACCCGGCGTGAAGGACGGCTACGGCAGCTATGTCGCGCCCTACCTCGACAAGGGCGTGCAGTTCTCCAAGCAGGTGCTGAGCGACAAGGTGGTTCCCACGGCGGGTGCTGTCGTCGGTTCCGCGTTGTCCGTGTGGGATGCCGCGAACGACACGCGTTCGCGTCTGGCATCCGGTCGCGGCTTCGCGCTGCCGGACGCGGCCACCTACGCCAAGAAGGCCGACAAGTACGGCAAGCAGGCGACCAAGCAGCTGGCATCGCGCCTTTCGGTGCTGGAGCCCGCGAAGAAGAGCATCGGCGCCGGCGGTGTCATCGCGATCATCCTGGGCGTGGTCGCCGCGGTCGGCGTCGCGTATGCCGCATGGCAGACGCTGCGAGCCGACGACGAGCTCTGGGTCGCGGACGACCCGCTGCGCGCACCCGACGAGTGA